One Paroedura picta isolate Pp20150507F chromosome 3, Ppicta_v3.0, whole genome shotgun sequence genomic window carries:
- the EPOR gene encoding erythropoietin receptor, with the protein MEPGGSARRGATLLAARLLLLRLLLGGAPGSAAALGADFDYKAARLLTDEEVSPKCFSQRVEDLACFWETPPAPHREGENQTGYTFLYRFEDESVMKSCPLEVEQTARNTTRHLCLFPRGHVAAFTPIEVQVFQGPPSNTSLYSRKVWMNQVVFLDPPSNLTVRLLETPGQVNASWQAPRLAFLDSSILYEVKLSPEGSPAQVVEIANGRTYCLVTNLKGQTRYSVEVRAKPDGVSFDGYWSAWSQAVTITTASSLDPLILALSAVLALIVLLLAFIALMSHRRFLKKKVWPAIPTPEHEFKDLFTIYKGNFQLWLGHQSIYLWWSQSPHLLEEQPFLLEVLSEGQPGKGDGPPPLPPKTRGLAERPCPAGGSQEDYLVLDEDLLPCGPSAGGGQLSVAGAAGESTEVGAGTPEPSQASSSFEYTVFDPNSESLSPWDQQTEPQPKGSYRMVSDSGISADYSPVGSNAGQAGLYTNLCEGGIQPHPFLPTYILCS; encoded by the exons ATGGAGCCCGGCGGCAGCGCGCGGCGGGGGGCGACCCTGCTGGCCGCGCGGCTGCtcctgctgcggctgctgctcgGGGGGGCGCCCGGCTCCGCTGCGGCCCTGGGCGCCGACTTCGACTACAAAG ctgcTCGCCTGCTGACCGATGAGGAGGTCTCCCCCAAGTGTTTCTCCCAGCGCGTGGAGGACCTGGCTTGCTTTTGGGAGACTCCACCAGCCCCacacagggagggagagaaccAGACGGGCTACACCTTCCTCTACAGATTTGA GGATGAGAGTGTGATGAAGTCCTGCCCCCTGGAAGTGGAGCAGACGGCCCGGAACACCACCCGCCACCTTTGCCTCTTCCCGCGGGGGCACGTGGCAGCCTTCACCCCCATTGAGGTCCAGGTCTTCCAGGGGCCCCCCAGCAACACCTCCCTGTACTCCAGAAAGGTCTGGATGAACCAAGTCG TTTTCCTGGACCCTCCCTCCAACCTGACGGTGCGCCTGCTCGAGACACCAGGGCAGGTGAATGCCAGCTGGCAGGCCCCCCGCCTGGCCTTCCTGGACTCCAGCATCCTCTACGAGGTGAAGCTCTCGCCGGAGGGCTCCCCAGCCCAGGTG GTGGAGATTGCCAATGGGcgcacctactgcctggtcacCAACCTGAAGGGCCAAACCCGCTACTCGGTGGAGGTGAGAGCCAAGCCCGACGGAGTCAGCTTTGACGGCTACTGGAGCGCCTGGTCCCAAGCTGTGACCATCACCACGGCCAGCA GTCTGGACCCCCTCATCCTGGCCCTCTCGGCTGTGCTGGCGCTGATCGTCCTGCTGTTGGCATTCATCGCCCTGATGTCGCACCGCAG ATTTTTGAAGAAGAAGGTGTGGCCTGCAATCCCCACCCCGGAACATGAATTCAAGGACCTCTTCACCATCTACAAGGGGAACTTCCAG ctGTGGCTGGGGCACCAGAGCATCTACCTGTGGTGGAGCCAGagcccccacctgctggaggaGCAGCCCTTCTTGCTGGAGGTCCTCTCCGAAGGCCAGCCTGGCAAGGGGGACggccctccccccctgcctcccAAGACCCGGGGCCTGGCTGAGCGCCCGTGTCCAGCAGGCGGGTCTCAAGAGGATTACCTGGTTCTGGATGAAGACTTGCTGCCCTGCGGCCCCAGCGCGGGAGGCGGTCAGCTCTCTGTGGCCGGGGCTGCTGGGGAGAGCACAGAGGTAGGGGCAGGGACCCCGGAGCCCAGCCAGGCCTCTTCAAGTTTCGAGTACACCGTGTTCGACCCCAACTCCGAGAGCCTCTCCCCGTGGGATCAGCAGACAGAGCCCCAGCCGAAGGGCAGCTACCGGATGGTGTCCGACTCCGGGATCTCGGCCGACTACAGCCCTGTGGGCTCCAACGCCGGCCAGGCCGGGTTGTACACCAACCTCTGCGAAGGGGGGATccagccccaccccttcctgcccacctacattCTCTGCTCATAG
- the SWSAP1 gene encoding ATPase SWSAP1, whose protein sequence is MLRFRWFIPPMIRLRGATAAGGLGKCLLHESANGPAGAEQGGGPTAERPPRRLRPGEPRSPRPRPPSLPEHGQKAGTKRRRRGGGGAWTDGRAGMAGTSLPAGAAGAAGAAGRSPAAGRALLLVGPSASGRSALLFRAAAAQAASSSSSSSPSAGRVLFLAPRPLQRLPGRPAAPAAALQRIQFRYPASLRELLQLLASLHETWPGDLSLLLLDSLEEYLAGGPGPQAAAQLAALLLDTADHFSRKGRAEPRGCRLMVSMKLPGEGGEGAEQLSAVQRYFLAQCWLLPETPPGSPGGSGGQGLPQRVRARLSQPGTEDQEWLLRFPPQEEMKIAPLPGPGRKSPPGTETHPVLDLWWA, encoded by the exons atgttgcgcTTCAGGTGGTTTATCCCCCCCATGATTAGGCTACGTGGAGCCACGGCGGCCGGGGGGCTTGGGAAATGTTTGCTGCACGAAAGCGCCAATGGACCTGCGGGAGCAGAACAGGGAGGGGGGCCCACGGCTGAGCGCCCCCCGCGACGTCTCCGCCCTGGCGAGCCCCGGAGCCCCCggccccgccctccctccctcccggagcATGGGCAGAAGGCCGGGACCAAGAGGAGGCGGAGAGGCGGAGGCGGCGCCTGGACGGACGGGCGGGCGGGCATGGCGGGCACGTCCCTccctgctggtgctgctggcgCTGCCGGCGCTGCCGGGAGGTCTCCTGCCGCGGGGCGGGCTCTGCTGCTCGTGGGCCCGTCCGCCTCGGGCCGCTCCGCCCTGCTCttccgcgccgccgccgcccaggccgcctcctcctcctcctcctcctccccgtcgGCGGGCCGCGTCCTCTTCCTGGCGCCCCGGCCCCTCCAGCGCCTGCCCGGCCggcccgccgcccccgccgcagccctccag agAATCCAGTTCCGGTACCCGGCCTCCCTCCGGGAGCTGCTTCAGCTGCTGGCCTCCTTGCACGAGACCTGGCCCGGCGACCTGTCTCTGTTGCTGCTGGACAGCCTGGAAGAATACCTGGCCGGTGGGCCTGGGCCTCAGGCAGCCGCTCAGCTCGCGGCCTTGCTGCTGGACACGGCGGACCACTTCAGCCGGAAAGGCAGGGCGGAGCCCCGCGGCTGCCGGCTCATGGTTTCCATGAAGCTCCCCGGGGAAGGCGGAGAGGGAGCGGAGCAGCTGTCGGCTGTTCAGCGCTACTTCTTGGCCCAGTGCTGGCTGCTGCCGGAGACACCACCGGGGAGCCCCGGGGGTTCAGGCGGCCAGGGGCTCCCCCAGCGGGTCAGAGCGCGCCTCTCCCAGCCGGGCACCGAGGATCAGGAATGGCTGCTGAGATTTCCGCCCCAGGAGGAGATGAAGATTGCACCACTTCCAGGCCCAGGGCGCAAGAGCCCCCCAGGCACCGAAACCCACCCCGTCCTGGACCTCTGGTGGGCCTGA